The genome window ATCATTTCTACATTATTATGGTATGTGTAATGGCCCGGCGCCATTTATCTTTTCAGAACTTGGGTTATTCGTAAAAGTTCCCTGTAAAAATATTCTTGTCTTCTGGTAAGCTGTCCTGAACTGATCATCTTTGTACTCATTTATCCTCAaccttatttcttttcttcttctcaaacaaaaaaaataggaTATCGAATCATGGCTAGtttttaccccaaaaaaaaaaaaaactcaatcaATCATGCCTAGTTAGTCTAATCATTACTGTCGTGTTACACACTTAAAACAAGAACAATAACAGCTTACCATATCCAAATGGTAGCAAAACTAAGAGGAAAAACCTCTAATTCTATAACGATATATTCATAAATATGAAAgccaagaaattttaaaaaaaaattaaaacgaTAATAGGTTTCTTGTGTCAAAAGCAAGTTACTCGTGTTCAACGTTAACACGAGATTAGTTAATTACTCATGCTAGAAATTGTCTCATTTTCAGATTTGTGCCATGTAGTAAACCTAACATTGCTCACTTCATTCAAATGAGGAGAAATATGCGcttataagtttttttttttgtaggaaAATATATTGTATTGAACAATTCTCATAAGATGTGTAATACGATGGATAACTAGAATAGTCAATGCACAATTCAAACGTGACGATCAAGAACAAGAGCATAATCTTAGTTAaaagattattattatatttggtTTAAGTCttaatatgtttatttattccATTTAGAAATATATACTTATAAAACATCATGATACATATAAGCCGATGAcaatctcaaaaaaaaaaaaaaggaataataataataattttaaagcCCACTACATAAGATGCAAGGAGAAGGAGGGGACCATTCATAATTTCCAGAAGACCATAGCCAGGATAGAAAATATGTCTATGGatggagaaagaagaaagcttTGGCCTCTCTGTACCTTCCAATGGAAGCCCCTCAATGTGACCATTCGAAAAGCACAGATCATGACCCATAGCatctttaaaatatattttaaaaaaaacatattacaATTTcctaatttaaaaaacaaaaagaaatccaataaaaaaaaaaaggaaataaacttgaaaaagGAGGAGGTGTGGGCCATCTTCTGACTTCCACTAACATATTCCCAGCACATAAACAAATCCAAAAGTGAGATCTCCAATCAAATGCCatccccacacaaactcactcactctcactcCTATTCTAAAATCCAATTATTCCTTCCAAATTTTctccatctttcttttttgtgttaaaCTAATAAAGGTAGTGCCAGCAACAAGGAATAAAAGCTCCTTTATCTTTCTATTAAAATCAGCTGTTATAATtaacaagaaattaattttgctCTAAAACTAATCAGCTCTAATCAGCATCTGTTCTTATTCTTAACCCACCTCTAATCATATAATTCTTCAATTATTACAACAATTAATATGCTCCCTATTGGTCCCAATATGGCCAAACCTGCATCATTTTGCCTGTAGCTGACCCAACAATGTCATGTTCTTTAGAGGGTCCTCACTGCCTTTTCTATGCCCCCTCACCAGTTTTATTACTTCTTTTCCATCCCGGACCAGATCACATATGTGGGCATATCTCTGTTTCCTCTCTGCTTTTTTTCATTCGTCTTATCGTTCCCAACTTGGCTAGGGTTTTGACAAGacacatacacatatatttCCACCATTTCCACTTTGCTCTAtctgaaagttcctccaaatgTAGGCGTCCAAAAATCAACTGTTGTCCCATGTGTGACCGGGAATGTGCTCGAAACCGGTACCAAACACAGTCCTCGACTTCTAAGATCTTGCTTCGGACCTTGATCTGGGTCCTTAGATTTATCAGAATTCtgtataaacaaaataaaaaatcagcaaattaattatttataaacaaaaaaaattaagtagTACCAATCGCAGGCATTGGAATCAGCATACgggtattatttttttgaatagcAGAGGAAGGAGAATATGTTACACACCTGCTGGTGTTGTATGGCAGCTCCACTTTTCATGTATGGGGTGCTTAAAACCTGATATTATAAGGGAAGACATAAATtagcatatatttttttgtgccATAGGAAATGGCTTGCATTGTTTATGGCACTTACATTAACTTGTTCGTGGAGAAACTTGATATATTCAATGGCTTCAGAGAGCACTGAGGCTGTATCAGTCTGACACAACAAAACATGATTTAAAATCATCATATAACACAGGcaattttgtttcctttcaaaaaaaaaggaaaaaaatgaaagaaagaggaaagTGCTCTTTTTGAATTGAGAAAGAGAATGGTATCTCACTCTACTAGCCATACGTATAGCTAGCTCTTTGTGAAAGTAAAGGAGATAGATAGCGTTTAGGAGCTAAATTTACCTTTCCGAAAGGTGAAACCAATTGTTGGAGGGCAGTGATTCTGTCCCCCATCTTCTCTTTCCTCACCTACAACCAAAGCTACAAGTTCTCATCTATGTCtatgataaaagaaaaagcttaTAAACACAACTCATTCTCTtgtcaccaaaaaaaaaaaaaaaaaattaaatggaaagAGAAAGACTTATTGGTCTTATTGTACCTTAAAAGCTGGCAAGGGTGTTTCATTCCGAGGCCTTTTGGTTGCTGTTTCACTCCCACTTTTCTTCCCCACTGCACCCGATTCCTGAACTTCAGATATATTCTGTTCAACCCAATATTTAGATATTGTTAAATAAACTTGAATCGTGGtaatcaaaaccctaatcaTGATCATGAAGAAGAAACTCAGTAATCCTAGAATTGTAAGCTACGATATACAATGTTGGCTCATTCCTTAACAGCTTAAACTTTAAGGATCCAGTGGTTTTCTCTAACAATATAATTACCTTGGGTTTTTCTTCAAATCGTGCCGTGGGATACTGCGGCTGCACCGATGGGAAAAAGCTCGGGCGGACATCTTTCATGGCGGCCTCATGAGGTGCATTCCAGAAGGTAGCATTATTAGAAAATTGTAAATGGCTTTGAGGAGGTTGTTTTGGGGGTGATGTTCTTAGAAATTGAGGCACTTTAGACCAAGGCGGCAATAGCTGATCACTAGAGTTAACCCCATAATTTGCTTGATAAGGAAAATTCATAGGGGCTGAGTTAGGCTGCTGATTATCATGATGAGGCCCCAATAGTCCTTGCAATATGGTTGAGGGGCTTCCATACAAAGCTGCTCCTGAATCCATCTGAAAGCTAGAAGGCAAGCCTTGGCACGTCACCGTGCTGTCGCCGGAGCTGTACTGAGGACTAAACTGCGTTTGATCTAAAGAGAAACCCCGGTTCATTTGCTTAAACTCGTTGTTAGAAGAGTCTCCACAACCACCAGCAAACAACTTGTCCCTCCATTGGAGCTGTTGGTCATTTTCTTGATGAAAGTTTGTGTTAGAATTCATGTTTTCTTGTAGTATTGAACGGAAACTGGTCTCCGCCTTCTCCCCGCGACTGTTTATACACATCAAATCATACAAATTCACATTTAAATTTCACGAAAACATATATAGAAAGATTTatagttgaaaaaaaaaaagtgaaggaTTAATTCCCTTATAGGGTTTTAACTTTTATATATTCATGACCATGATCaagttgtatatatataattgttcatatccgaaaaaataaaatagaaataatCTTGGACTTACAATAAGGCATGGTTCCAATCTGTCGCCTGGGAGGAAAGCCCTAAACCCATCATATGCAAGCTGGGGTCTCCGCCGCTTCCCGTGGCGGAGTCAGGGCCTTCTTCCAGCTTgtgagcaccatggaagaccATTGAAGAAGTACCCGAAACAGACCCGGAATCCATAGAAGACCTTGCCTTGATGTCAACCATGTCTGGTTGCCATCCAAAGCTTCCCAAGCTATTGAGAGTTGAAGCTGGCGGTGATGTTCCAGTCTCGAACCGGGTTCTTGTTGATGAATCCCACCAGTTCCCAGTGGTCTGAAATTCATCTGCCATGGCTCTTAAGCTTGGTGCagaaaaccaaattaattaaacagtTGGTAAACTGCTAGACTGTTCTTTTGGGCTCGTTGTCTTCAACCTCTTGGACTCTACCGCTCTCTGTGGAATCTACAAAGCTGTGCTGCTGTGGTCTCATAAAATGATGATGAAAAGCGGCTCGCTGCATCTcagtatttatatatatttatattaggTGAAGTTCAACCGTTTGGGTGAAGGAATGAAAGAAGTAACCGGAATGTGGTTGACATTTCAGGGGGTGATTAGACAAATGAAAGgacaatttcaattcaaatttttttttcattattttcttttgtcttttattgctttatgtattttaaattttcaaatttttttttttctttctttgtacTAAAAAGTTTTCATATATCCAGCGATGTTCTTACATCCAGTGATAATTACGAGATATATTGTGCAACAAAACAATATTGTATGAAGGAATTTGTAGCTTAAATGATTAAGAACGATTACTCTTGCATGCAACTGAAATTTTGTGTTCTAATCCATTTCTCCCTCAATATCTCTTCATATTGACCCGTAATTTAACACGaagagataaataaataagcatGAATTGTTCTCGCAAGGCCTTGTTATTATCATCCACAATAGTGGTACCACAAAAAGAGGTACCAGCATCAGTATAATAGCACAAACCGAAGTACCACTACATATATGTACCGTATTAAGTTAGAATTAATAGTGGTGGGTAATGATTTTTACCCACATATcaatcatattaaaaaaaatgaagctttTTTCTTATGTACTAGCCCGTACATTCATAGGTACATATTGATCGACCACCTCGTCCTGATGCACCATTGGCTAATGAGCAAATAGTTCCATTCCAGCCTTCTAGGATTTGATGGTCCATAATTATTTAAGCAAAACCCCTCTGAGCTATAAAGCTTCACCTAGAGAGTGCTTGCTTTTGCTGAAATAAAGAAAGGCCTTCTGGGTTTGGACGGATCCATACCACTTTTAACCTACAATCATCCTAATCACCTCTTTAAACTATGTAAACAAAAAGTAAGGCTTTGCTGTAATTTACTTCGGGCCCGTTTGATTATACTTTTTCTCCacttttaattaaagagaagaaggaagaataGCAAGAACTAAAACCCAATAATcaagaataataataactttttttttacacaAACGATAGGAGAATTACAAGATACTTTTTAGTTTTGTGTTGTCCATATCTTTCCGCTTATCTTTCTCACTTCTTTCTCGTTTTTAActagaaacagaaaaatgtaAACATTATCAAATAAGTCCTAAtcacagagagaaaaagaagaggagtGAGAGTGACCCCTATTTTATGACAAAGAAATAAAGAGTTCACAAAGCAAAATCACGAGGGCAACTCACAAACAAGTAGTCCCAAAAAAACTGCTCTAGAAGCAGCCGGAGGGAGATGATCCGCCAGAGCGTCCGCCACAAAATTTGCCTACCGGAAGATATGAGCAAAGGTGGTATTTATCTACACATAAGTTTTACATAACTTGTTATATATctatatttgttttataaaaaggaattttcaattcaacccaaaaaacacGTCTGACTTTTTActtaattttgtattaattttcTACTGACGAAGGATTGGCAAGCAAATTTGTTAGCAGTAGGGGGTCAAACTGTCGCATCAGCTGAAGATTATGGCTTGAGAAGTCCACAGTTTACCTAGTGATCACTGCTAATTAAGTAAGTTATTTTGTGGAAAACTGACTCATTTAATATGACGAATTCCATTTCTTATCGTGGAATTACTTTTGTAGAATTATTTACCATTATTTTATGACTTCCGTTGGAACTGGAATACAATGTTTGCGTGtgttttaagttgattatttTAACTATAGTCAAGCGTAAGATCATGCAAGTTGACTTCCATATAAATCTTGGCcaatgaaatttggaaattgatTTGTGTAGTTAAATTTCTATGCTCGAtatgttttttcttcataatgtcaatttttcagaaatttaattatgaattttacatttttaaaatataatatttttactAAATACAACTTGTGCAGTATATGTGGTATATATAGTTTTCTTCATAATGTCAAGCGATATTGGAAGTCAGGGAATTCAAACCTATGACCTTAGGTGCACAAGAAATTACTTTTAATCACTTGAgctatcttttttttcatcttttttgttgggattttatttaataattatatagaATTCAaacatattcatattttgtgaaatctattttttcaaaattgaaatttaaaattatagattaattattgtaattaattttcaaTATATTCGGGAGGAAGTTTAATATTGAGAGTGCTAGTGATCTTAATTATGTACATAATTACATACTAATAATccaatatattaattaagtcttcttaaaaaaaattttaaatttttttaattaaacaaaattaaatcaatttgCTTTGTTCGCCAATGGTGAAGAGGAAGATTTAAACCTCACAAATCTTCCAATATTGGTAATAAACTATCAATTTACTTTGTAATTACTTGTagtagtatttaatttattcaCATATCATAATTCTATTTTCCAAGTTAGTGAATTAGATAattatttctaaaattgaCGTGTAATGCACATATGATGAAAACATGTTAAATTTTGACTAAAAACAAAGGCGGGCCGCGGGGATGAAGAGGCGGCAGGGGGTGGGGGATTAGAttagatttttaatattattatgaCTTTCGGAAACCAGAGTCAACGAGTGGGGGCCAGGAGGCGTGCAAGCGTGCGAAGACACATGGGACCCACTTTTTCAAAATTCCAGCCACCCTAAGAGTCAGAGCCCTGAAAGTGACCGGATTGTATATTCTTCTCCCATCCTAATCATTTGGCCTACCCAAACACACACATGACACATAATATGCACCCACCATCTCCATCCATCTCGTCTTCATCACCAAATAAATATCCCCCTAATCTTAATCATCAAATTAAACTCACTCctcgttttgtttttgttttttgtttttgtctctgtgtgtttgtgtgtgaaGGAGAGACAAAATTAAACTGTACATATCAACATGGTGATCAAACAAGTGGTGCAAATGGGACATGAACTACTTGAAAGTGGTATCATGGTTTTAGGGTTAACAAATGGGACATGATGAAATCATATTGTAAGGACcaaatttgtgaaaatttgTTGACTTGATTGTCAATATTATTGCTCATATTTACAGATTAATTGAAGAGCTTCAGTTAATCAATCACGCATGACTCGTTCTTTAGAAATTCTTAATTTAGCAAGAGCGATTACTAAAACGAAGAACTTATATAATTCATCCAAGTTCGACTAAAAAGTATTCTATCATAAACTCCAAAATATCCCTCTCCTCCTCTCAACCTAATTCTCGTTAGAAAGTCCTCAATGCGTCCTTTAGACGCTCAAATTTATGTTATCAATCATTTAAAGAAGTATAAAAGGAGAAGGATGAATAACTTTTTGGACTCTTACTTTTAACTTAGTCAAATTTCAATAGATTATTCACGACTTTTTCTAATTTGATCTATTAATATTTAATGTGTTTTCACATTGTAGTCAACCCTTTCTGAATTTCTTCCATTACACATTTGTCAATTTCGTGCTCAACACGAGCCCCAAATGTTCATTGCTGTGCTGACGGACAAAagtctgtctgtctctctctctctctctctctctctcatgtttTGTACAGTAGCTTTCTAGTTAAATATGCTAACTACTCCAGTACAATTATGTTCAGATTTGTAGGTGATGAGATatctacacacacacacacaaaaatctCTGGTGTGATCACTTTGCAATCCATGCAACTCCACGAAAAATCGGGTTTGGGTTTGAATGCTTGAATCTTTAAAAAGAGACATACCAAAAGTATTCGCGATGATAATGAATATGTCTACTTAATGCGAGAGTTTGTAGGCTACAATGTatgtataataaaaaatgcatcAGATAACAAATTAATCAATCATGAGATTGAGATCGCATTAGTGTATTCGAGAGTTTAAACAGTAATACTAGAGGCACTAAAtattattctttgttttttacaCTATTATCTAAATTTTAATTACTAATTGACAGCACGTGATATGAACAAATGGAATAGTGACGCACTGTCTCtcattaactttttttgtCACGTCTCAAAACTAGATTAGTAACAGCATCGTGCACCCTAAGACACACGAGAGTACAATATCTAATTCCAAGACATTGTATTCTCATGTCCCTTAGAATACACAAGgtcttttaaataaaaataaaaaactgaatttaataaatcaaAGTACAATTAACCAACGGAAGTTTAAATAACTATTTACATCAAACAAGGTTCACAAGCAAAACTCAAAGAGTTCCAAGTAATtatacaaaaacaaaccaactCTTGTCAACGCCTCATCTATTTGTTGAGTAATTATTCACAGGTTTTTGAATGTAAATATGTGTGATTCCCTCCTTGTCTTTGAAGGGATATTTTGTTACCAAATCCTATGCTCgtttttgtaaaattttagtatgaagatttcaattgatttttggagaaacttttctttaaacaattaataatttttgtcCAACTCAAGACTTTCTCTAAGAAATGTCTTCAGATCATGTGGTCATTATAATTGCAAAACTTCCTTCACTTTAAAGCATGATAATTACAAATAAACGTCATTTGATATTAACCTTTACTTCAGTAGAaccaatttgaaaatcatGTATGCTATTTGGAGACAATAAGTGAAAGAACTCCTCTCCTCTCATTAGAGTTTAAGAAGTAGCTAGGACAATTTCATTTCTTATAGGAACATATATTGTCTCTTTGTTTGGAAAGAAACCATTCATCCTTAttaacatatatatcacaGTTTGGCACATGTTCGATAATAAGAAGGAAGATCAAGGTAAGGAACTAATGACATGTTTACTAACAGAAAATGGGAGACACTCTTATTCAAGGTCATTATAGTGTTTACTAACACTTTGAGAATAAAAAGCAAGAGTGAGACCCGCATAAAATTCGCAATCACAATCCTGATTATGAGTGAGACTCTATAGTAAAAAGTAGTGGTATTATGATTCCTGGTAATTAGGAGTCTTAAACAATCATTCTAATTCATACTAACTCCGATTTCAAGTTAGTAAACATgccaacataattttttttcgccaattagaattttttattagaTACAGCAGGTAGCCTCTAGCTTGGTGCAATTTCATGTTCGGAGGAGGTCATTGGTTGTCCAatgtgaaaataaaagaaaatgatgtcATATCGCAGTAAGCTTGAGGTGTGCAAGCTGACAAATTGAAAGATGCTTACTCAGGGGATTGAGACACAAAGTAGTGACATCCTTcgtatgagagagagagagagagagagagagagagagagagagagagagagagagagaccgtGAAGCTGAAGAAGTAGGATGATGAGCTGACCATGTATGTGGGGTCTTTTGGTTTCGGGTCACATTTGATTGACAGAGACGGCAAATACAAAGCACATGACATGAGCATTGAGCATTGAGCATTAGGCATTGAGCAGCATGCAAATACAAGAAAACTTTGCGCAAATTTAAACTATACTGCCTCACCTTTGTAACTTTATTTTAGGTCCATGAATTTTTGTCAATCCAAAGCTGCTTTAATCTGACTAATTTTCTCATCTTTCACACTTTTTTactaatattttatattatttttttaggtcAACCACACAAGTTAATAGAGTGATGCACGCACCGCGTACACGccctccattctcaatgggtAGGTCTAGTTTGTGGAAGACATTCACCAAACTTATAATTAGTCTTCTTTTTATTCCAAACTAGATTAACTGATTGGAGCTTAGCTTAATTCACTAATTAATCAGCTAGCTAAATGTTAATGGAGCTTCAGTTTTTTGATGTGATGTATTCTAGTAGTGATCATCGATCCAATGGGGCCATGCGTTTTGCTAAGTCACAAGTCAATATGTTATTTAACCATTTCACAAGTCAACGGGCATGATTTTGGAGGTTGACTAAGAGGGTGGACAAACTTTCAGGATCAGGAGCAATTTGGATGGTTCAGATTAATGGGTTTTGACTTTTGTTTAACTGATTTGCATGTAAGAAAAGATAACCCTATTCATATTATACTTtctataattatatatatatatatatagagcttTTGTTGAgggatttttcaaataaatttatttgaaagaCACCTTTATAGGGCTCAGTtcgcattgtatttcactaatctaaaccgtctattttgtagacattcattcaaagatcatctctacaacttgtcaaaaaatcaaagatcatatctacaaaaaaatcacttgaatatgatatcatttgaccactcaattaaattattgaaattttagtactttcttgaagtaccgtgttcattgattttgtaggacataATTAGATGTCGAAATGGTTTCcgatttgtttaattttttgcaGGGATTGAtatatgaatgtagacttaaaaaataaatggtttggataattgaaattttttttgtaggagACCCTAAAGAGTGTCTCTCAAATAcaattatttgaagaatccCTAAAAAAAAGGActgtatatattttctttttagctAGCTAACAACTTCAAACTAGTTCTCTACATGTGAACACTTAtgcattaaaataaaaatggagtAATAAGGAGATGAAATTTGTAAGATGATTCTATTTGAATCCGAACTCAGTCatgctttaaatttttttgtaaattttaaattacacTTCATCTTTGTTAAAAAGctataaaagaacaaaattaattttataaaatctttCTATTCCCctttctctcatctctttctgGTGGATCATAGCCAACTAGCCACGACGGCGGGCAAAGGTGCCTCAATGATGCCATATCcgtctttttctttatcattGAGGATATGTCAGAgatattttaaataatgtCAACGGAAAtggctcctcctcctcctataTTCATTGTGGAGTGGCCATACCCTAGCTAGATATGGATTGTCTCTCAAGACTGATGTGTTATGATTTGAGGATTCCCCTAACTTCATTTGGGACCAATGTTCTCTTTAAAGATCGTAACGCTTCTTGAGCTACGTCAGTAtatgttgtttctttttgacccaaaaaaatgtTGGTGAATTCATAATAAAGGTAAAAGGAACCAAGACTCTGAGAATGAGAAGGTAAAATGTCTTATATTAGAAAGTTAGAAAATTTTGCAAAGACTTATAAAGAGTCGGACGACTCTCTCCATAgccaattaattttagggtgAAACCTCATCAACATCCTTCAAACTCGAGTAGAACAGAAACACATATGTTATGCATTTTCATATTCTATTTTCCGCTTACTCAGCCACTATGACGACCCACCCATCACACATAATCTTCCGTAAAGAGACCAACTAAGACTTCCACTTTGTTCATCTAGACTGTACAATTTGTTTAATACTAGCCGAAAGACTGTTTGCCAACTTTCTAAAAGTTGGCTCTCCAAAGGACAAAGTTTTATGgatatgtataaatataacagatatttatacatataacaactaaaaaagaaTTCAAGGCAGCCGTAGACCCGCCTAGGCCATACTTTCTTATTCAAGTAAGATACAAAATTGCCTTAGtggaaaataatataaattaagtGCATTGTCATAATGATCATTAGTAGTTTGATTAAGTTTTAAACGTGTGGTATTTAGCAAATGTGAAAATATCCCCTCTTTTTAAACTTGTCTAAGTTCTTGTCATCCTCACCAACCTTTCCTaaactctttttattttttattttttttattggtaaTTGTAGGTAAGCCATGCTAGAGCAAGgggcctcctcctccttcacattagCTAGTGTTGTAGGTTTTTACTTGTGCGCCTTATGCGACCATCTCTCTTTTCATTGactttgtttttgaattttgtgggGTTTGAAAATTTCAGTGGCATTTgaaacataaagaaagaaagaaagaaaaagagtt of Prunus dulcis chromosome 4, ALMONDv2, whole genome shotgun sequence contains these proteins:
- the LOC117625139 gene encoding transcription factor bHLH123, giving the protein MADEFQTTGNWWDSSTRTRFETGTSPPASTLNSLGSFGWQPDMVDIKARSSMDSGSVSGTSSMVFHGAHKLEEGPDSATGSGGDPSLHMMGLGLSSQATDWNHALFRGEKAETSFRSILQENMNSNTNFHQENDQQLQWRDKLFAGGCGDSSNNEFKQMNRGFSLDQTQFSPQYSSGDSTVTCQGLPSSFQMDSGAALYGSPSTILQGLLGPHHDNQQPNSAPMNFPYQANYGVNSSDQLLPPWSKVPQFLRTSPPKQPPQSHLQFSNNATFWNAPHEAAMKDVRPSFFPSVQPQYPTARFEEKPKNISEVQESGAVGKKSGSETATKRPRNETPLPAFKVRKEKMGDRITALQQLVSPFGKTDTASVLSEAIEYIKFLHEQVNVLSTPYMKSGAAIQHQQNSDKSKDPDQGPKQDLRSRGLCLVPVSSTFPVTHGTTVDFWTPTFGGTFR